The region AAAAGACCTGAGACTTGGACGGAGATTTGTCTTCCAACAAGACGATGATCCAAAACATAAAGCAAAATCTACAATGGAATGGTTCACAAATAAACATATCCAGGTGTTAGAatggccaagtcaaagtccagACCTGAATCCAATCGAGAATCTGTGGAAAGAACTGAAAACTGCTGTTCACAAATGCTCTCAATCCAACCTCACTGAGCTCGAGCTGTTTTGCAAGGAGGAATGGGCAAAAATTTCAGTCTCTCGATGTGCAAAACTGATAAAGACATACCCCAAGCGACTTACAGCTGTAATCGCAGCAAAAAGGTGGCGCTACAAAGTATTAACAAAAGGGGGCTGAATAATTTTGCATGcccaatttttcagtttttatttgttaaaaaagtttgaaatatccAATAAATTTCGTTCCACTTCATGTTTGTGTCCCACTTGTTGTTGATTCTTCacaaaaaattacagttttatatctttatgtttgaagcctgaaatgtggcaaaaggtcgcaaggcactgtatatatatatatatatatatatatatgaaatgctgGTTTATCCAAATGCAAATAAGTAAGGGTAAGTAAGACTTGGATATATAAAATGTCAGTTCCCAAGTCTTATTTTGCTGCATATTTTTGCATCTTCATAAATCAAGATAGTAAatgtttagtatttatttatatatatatttatactcgcCAAAGACGGTGCACTCAAAGGACATTCCAATAAATCAAGACTTCCagaaattctatatatatagaaCATGATTCAATTCTTAACTAATTTTTCTGCATTAGTTGTTGTGTTCGGTTACAGTTTTCAGACTCTTAACCAATTGTGAGTTTTTGCCAAAGGGAAATGAATTTGTAAGGCTGAATGTTTTACATTTCCTTTTCTGAGTGGTTTTGGGTGTGTGACATTATACAGCATGAGCTGGAAGCCAAAGGGATTACATTGAtcaaacagcatttttttgtcTATTTGGTTCAGTGAGTAACTATGCGTGTCTTCAGTTACAGTTATTTGAACATAGCGTGATACAAAATAGTTGCCACATGAATTCAAGCTGTCATGTAAACCTGTGTTAATATGCTGTGTGCTGCCCACTTCCATATCCATCATGTCCATTTTTCAtaaacaggatgcaataataaataattaaataacctcAAAATAATCATTATCTTTTCATGTGAGCAAATTATAGACATCATCTGAAACAGCTAGAGAATGAATTCAAATTCCCCAAATTTGTATGCATGTCTTGCAACGACAATTTACGTTTTACCCTGAAAGGGATCATGGAAACTCAAAATCATGCAGGAATTTAAGTGCAGACCTATAATTATGGAAAGGTCCTCGTTATTAATCACTGCATTTATGTTTTTGCAAAACATGCAGAATAATATGAGACTAAAATCTCATGCTTATAGGTATAATAGTCAGTGATGCCATGTATTATAGATAAACCTGTAATCACAGATTATGGAGATTTTCACTATTCCAGCATTTAAAGCCAACAGCATCACACTCTACGTCAGTAGATAGCTGGTGCGTCATGGCCCAAAGTAAATGCTAATTACAAAAAGTTTCTGCAGTtcataatataattttacattggTAGCAAAATGAATAGTATTAAAAGATGCTTTTAAAAAGTGGGCGACTCTTAAGAGATTATTTATTGTTGATGTCAAAGGTCATGCGTCCAGTCTAAACTAAAACAATAAGGCAGATGGCAATATCAGGCTGAGCGATATCACACAAGTAGCAGTGTGAAATGGCTTTATATCAGCACAGCTGTGATTCAAAATGATCATTGTATCACTCCGCTTGCATTATTTCTCACAGCGAGTGTCATGGCGGATGCCCCAATtcactataattttatatttttgtgtcagaatgtagttttaatagtttgaattttttttttttggtgggggggggcaATTAGATGTTTAGACTTCAAATAcgttttgttaataaagataatgGTGGCCGATGTTGttaataagaaaaatattatttaaaaaataatatttatataaataattgtactATTTAATAAATTGCTTATTATTGAGAAATGATGTTTGTTCGTGATGGTGATTTTAGTTGCATTGTTCCACCATTAGATATTAGAGATTGTTTTTATGAGATAGTCAGCAGTAAAGAATTTTATATTGAAAAACACTGAAACACTTTTGGAAACAAGCATGTTAATTTTACTTTAAACAACATCTTGTAAGACGCAGCCAACAAATGCACTGAGCACCACTGTCACTGGAAATCACAACAGGTAAAATATTGGACGACAAAGACATCACTTTCCTCAGTGGACATTTTGAGTAATGTTTATTCACACATATTAGCTAAAATgtacttataataaaaaaaataaaaaataaaattgtacaagTACATTTTTGCTTACTTTTGTATAAACAAACTTGGTACAGTATTGGTTGACCTCTTGATGTGAAAATGGATCCTGAAGAAAAACCAATTGAAAACCACTAATCTACATTGTAGCATtgattgaaactgaaataaactcTGAAATATGCTCTGATAGTCTATCTGACTCCCTCTGCTTTTGTGTCATGTTTTAGGTCAGAAACGGTGTGTGGGTTTGAGTGTAACACATTTAGCATTGCGatatactctctctctcgctctctctctctctctccctctctatctctctctctctctctttttgtatgTGTGAGTAAAAGAGAAAGACATGGAGAGGGTGTGTTGATCTCAATAACCTAGCAATGGCTAGTTTCATGCGCTGATGCTTTTCAAATCTATAAATAAGGGCACAACACCTCAAGGCCAGGGGTTCCTAAGTCCATTTCTGGAGAACAGCTGTGACACTGAAATCTGCTGACACATATGAGTACTATCATTTATCCTAGGATAAGAAGCACCATTATGGGAACTGCTGTGTTACCAGGAAAACCTTGCCCGATTCTCCCTTTCATTGTCAGTTTCATAAGTTAGCTTTAACATACTACAGTATGCATTATATGCGTGTTGAAATCTTTGTTTCACTGTGCATGGATCAGCACACTTCTAGTGCAGCAAACTAGAAGTAGAACTGAAAATCACTGACTTCAGAGAATGCCAGAATACTCTACAGGTTTGAGCTTTAAATGGAAATACAGCACTAAAAGTTAGTGTTAAAATTTAAACTGCTCAAGCACACATCAATAGCCTTCAAATTGCCTCCACAATTCCTCTCTTAATCAACTCACCACCTCATAAATTTGgcttttaaaaatctatattagTTATAGAACATTAATTTGGAGCAAGTTCTTATGTATGGGTTTGAGGCTCATTAATagcaaaatgaatgcaaagttaATGGACGCTACTTAAAAACACAGATAAGCCTATCTTAATGCCACCGGACATATTTAGTAGATGCCGTTAGTTATGAGCACTAAATGGGCTGCTGTGTTTCAGGCATTCATCATGTTGACGAGGAAACAAGCAGGTTATTTTTCACTAATAGGGGTGCAGATATTTGATCACTAACTCCAATTGATTTTAAATCCATATTCTTAGACATTGTGACCTGCTTCTAAACTTTCAGTGTTTACTGTACTGCATAATAGCAAGTTTGGAATAACCAATCGGTATGCAAATTTGTACTTTATAGACGTACAGTAGTTCAGATTCACTTTGAGACTTGACTGAAAGTTTGATATGTGGTAAAATGGTCCGAAAAGTATTTGCATGTTTCTGAAAGAGTTATTTTTGCAATCAGCATTTCATTGCAATGCATTTGCCTTTTCAGCAATTTGACTCCCATGCTTTGACTCCCATGGCAAAAAAGGCATTTTAGAAGGTAGCATAATCAAAGCGACTTTGCTTCAGAAGTGGCTGTGCTTTACAATTTTGCCTATGTAGTAAGATCGCTAACTTTTGGAACAGAGTGGATCAAATATGTTTGCATGTCATGTTCTACAGTGGGATGAACCTTTCATTTGGGAAAAGCTGTTGTTCGTGATTATATCACTCAAGATCAGGCATTTCAAAAATGAAAACCTCTTATGTTGCAACAATTAAATGATGCAAATTGCGTCTGATTAACCATCATCCGAGTCTCATCACGTTCATGCAAATTGCAAGTAGTACTCAAGAGACTTACCATAGAACTCTTAACCATAGTACTGGAAAAATAATAGACTAGACCAATGAGGCTATCCATCATACCTGACACATGCCAGGGCTAAATTAAAACATTGCTATACTCTACAGATCAGACATCAGGTTGTTTGTGACCTTACTGCACTCATGACGTCATTAGCACTCTACTGCATATCAAAAGGAAGCCATCATCGCTCATTAGCAAGTGGGAGTAGACTTCGATCTGAGAGAGGCCGGAAAGCCTATTTTTAGGTTTATCCAGGCCTGTTGCAACCTAATCTATACCTGGTCATGTGTCAAAGGCATAATTTACAAGGTTTTAGTAGATCAATGGCATCATAGCCCATAACTATTGACATGTGCTTGTGTATGCATATCTCCACAGTGGAAAGTGGAAAACATTTCAAAGTGATAGGAAGGTTGAGGAGACTGCTGATACTGTATGTCGAATGGCATCTAGAGCACAGAGCAAGGTTAGTGTTAAATTAAATTCTCTCCATTAGGTCCTTGGATGTTTCAGTCAACAACAGATACTGTAGATGTTTGTGGTACAGAATTTCTAAATGtgcattgtttttgcattttatctGAAGTAAAATTTCATCATACAAtgcttttccccttttctttgtTGAGTCCTCATTGGCATTCACTGCAAAACAAGCACAAAAAGGATGCCTTCACAGAGAAGCATGTATAATGAATTAGATTTAGATTAGCAGTGCAAGTTCTCTTTGGACAAACAgccaataaataatttaaattgcaAATAATCACCTGAGATATTTGTTAAACCACGGGAAATGTTTTAGCCTGGGAATGAATCGGCAATTAGTGTAGACACTTTAGACAATGGAGACTGCTTTATTCCCTCAACAGCCCTAAAGGAGAATCCCAGAAGGAGATCTACTAGAATCAATATCGCACACAGTGATTTGCAAGGTCAACCAAATATAATATATCTCTATAATCCATTCACTTTCATATATTCAGATCACATATTTGCTGCTGAAGCAGAGGTATCACACTAGTATCGGTTAAATCTGTACAGACTCAAATGTATTTGCAGCTGATTATGTTAAGCAGACTATGACGATTTTTTAAGGTAATGGGCTAAAAATTAGATGCCGATTGAACAAactgttactaaaaagtaaaTCAACATCAACAGCATTATTAATAATCAATTTGAATGCCACAACACCCTGGTCTCTCTGTTATGTTATGGATTGTGAATTAGTCCAAATGTCTTGAGGTATAATACCAAAACTGTGCTTTCAAAGGCATAAAAGCAGTTTTCTCATTGAACTGCCTGACCGTTATTGAGTTTCACTGACCTGAGAACTGGAAcaatgttaattaaaatgaagAGTGGAAAAATAAACTTTCTTTGCTCCAATAAGTTTTCCAAAGGATCCCCTCCAGCAGAGTGGAACATACCCGGAGTACTTTCATCACCTTTGACCTTTTTCCACAACTCCAGCCTGGACAGGTTTGCAAGGACATGGCTAACCAGACAACAAGAGGCTCTCAAACCCTCCTTGACTCATGTGTTTGAAAAATAGCCTTAgcatcatttttaaaacatttatcttCTTGTCAGTTCTTGATTGTTATTTTGTGTAGTCAGCATGCTAAGGGAAGGGATGACTTAGCACTGTCAGCAAATGAATTATGTGTTGcagttttgtatatttaaatgacTGACCTCTAAGACTCTCGCTTGCTGCAAAAAATCATGGAAAATTCATTGAGGTCAACTGCTCTACAGAGCTTGGCAGTTAATGCGCAACTTGCTCCTTGAAGCCATTGTGAAAGACTAAAAGTTTCTAGGGTTAATGCAAAGCTTCAAACTGTCATTTCTGACTCATGGAATCTATGACACTTTTCAGGTCAACAGCTGAATTGTTTGATGTCAAGGAGAACATACCTGTAGCTTCGACCATGCCCTCCAAGATGACGACAATCTCAAACTCTTCCTTCTCCATCTGTGCCCGGGACATCTCCCAGAAAGGACTCTTCTCATTGATCTCGTGGGAGATAATGAGAGGTGATACCAGGAAGAGGCGATCATCTCCTGTGTCAAAGCCAATGTTGATGTCCGTCTGGTTGAGCGGTATGAACTCACCCTCCTTCGTCTGCTGTGAACGAATGAGCTTGGCACGGATTGACGCTTCCACAATGTGCGAATTCCGCAGGTCACCCACTCTGAACATCAGGCACATCTTGTTGTCCCTCACCGAGATCACGGCCTTGTGGGAGAACATCAGTGTCTCTGCTCGGTTCTTAGGCTGGGAGATCTTTACAAACATGCAGCCCACCATCATGGCATTGACAATCGACCCCAAGATGGCCTGCACCAGTAGAAGTATAATCCCTTCTGGGCACTTCTCCGTGATGACACGATAGCCATAGCCAATGGTGGTCTCGGTTTCGATGGAAAAGAGAAAAGCCGAGACAAAGCTGTTGAGGTTTTCAACACAAGGTGTCCAGCCCTCTTCATCTGCGTGTAGAAGATCTCCTCTAATTAGCGCAATAAGCCACCACAAAAACCCAAAGAAGAGCCAGTTGACCACGTAGACCAAGGTGAAAATGAAGAAACTGAGGCGCCAACGTAAGTCAACCAGTGTTGTGAAGAGGTCACTGAGATAACGATAGGTCTCTTGAACGTTTCCGTGATGAACATTGCACTTGCCGTCTTTCTGTACGTAGCGCTGGCGGGGTTTCTTAACAGGATCAGAGATGAGGTGGGTGCGATCcgtggggatttgtgcttccctcAGGTGCTTGGGGAGTTTCTTCACCTGCTGTAAGGAGGTAGAGGGATACGTAACAAATTCAGTTACAAGATCAATGTGACAGAAGCTCTGTCTTCTTAGATAAGGACTCAAttcaaaatgatgatgatgatgataaaatgGTCTACAGTATCAGCAAGTCTGAACCTGTAGACCTGTATTAAGCATCAGTGTTAGGGAGACTGCTAGAGAGGAATAAAACATGCATAAAGTGATGTTTCCCACAGGTCCTCTGGTGTTGCAATCTAGTCCCATCTGCACCATTCAATATATTTCGCAAGCCAGATCAATAGCTTCCATCTGCCTCTTCTATCTCTTCACTAAGCTGCTGTACGCCAGACAATAACAGTGTGGATGGCACAGTTGGCAACATCAAGAAGAGGTACGTTTACACTGTTCCCTTCTAACAATGGAAGTTCTCTGATATCTTTGCAACTGTTATGACATTGTCACAGTACGTCTCAGCACGTATAGGACATGCAGATTACTGCAACATAAGAGTACTGGtggctttttattttttccattgcgGTTTTTTCTCTCCCATGACTCTCTATCTTGGCCCTAGTCCATTTCTGATTCCTTGTTCTACACCAGCTCCATGGGACACTTCCCCCATTACCTTCCTCTTCCCCATGGGACACTGGCAAACCCAGATAAGAATCTTTTCCCCCTTCCAAGTCCATAACATAGTGCCCTCCACATGAGACAAGGACACATTGGCACGTTGTCTTTCCATTTGTGTAACCTGGTATCATGTTAAAGTGGTGGCAGTCAATTATAGGCAAGCCTTAAAGTGCTTATGAGAAACTGGAGCACAAGGATACCTCCTGTTGCGTATACACCTATGCCCCCCTCCCCCTATTTTCTTTCAGTTAAAGCCAAATATTgggcaaaaaataaaaccaatactacaaaaaaacaaatatccTCATTTAGAGCCAATTTCAAGTATTTGGTAATTTCCTCATCATTTAAGTCACACATAAGAAAAATGTCTAaagtatgcatttatatatatatatatatatatatttatttatttatttattatgagccTAACATATACAATGTCCTAGCAGTCAATGAGAATGTAAGTAGAACACAAAAAAGGTTTGATTAAAAAATGGGATTTAATTATTGTCTGAATTTAAGTAAATTGAGCACTTCACATCATCACCCACtggtttagggttaggttattttagttttaacctCCCACATTATGATTTATTTGAAGGACTGAAggcttaaaatatattataaacatggcataaatacaataaaatacatttctcacTATTATTGTATATTCCAAATTCTCATGTTTAGGTGGTCTATTCAGTGGTTACAGTAGATACTCTTTTAACATTACCGAAGTTAAAAGTGATAGTGGGGACTACTGACCTCTCTTGGAGTCACTCCTATCTCCATGTCGTGGTCCATGTGGACGCGAGAATCTCCTGCCATCCTCAGCTTCGACTGCAAACCTGAAATACAGATAAATAACACAAAAgataataacataacataattgcTCTTACTTACTGTATAGCAAATAACCAtgctatgatttaaaaaaaaatatttttctttactaATGAGCAGGGAAAACTACTGAGTGCACCTTTAATGAATGCTCATTCAATGGACCTTGGGATTGACCACTCTAAGCCTTGATACATTACCCTTATCCCATTCAGATGGATAAATGTTATTGCATGGATTTATTGTGCCCTATAGGAATATTGAATGGTTTGTTTTAGCATTATCACTGTTTACAGATTCACACGAGGAAACAAGGCACATTCAAAATCAGGGTTAATCTGATCAGCTAATGTCTCACCCTCTCAATTAGGTGAGTAAACAGATTGATCATATCAAACACCATGGGGAAAGTGGTTCAACTATGCCTGTCTGAATTTCTAATGGGCAAACAGAAGAACTAAACCTGACTGCTCAGGTTCTCACATTAAATAGAGTGTCATTTTAAATATGACTTGACATGACTTCGAGATGGAACAAgtcatacacagacagacacctTTGGGGGAAAATCTTCGATGGTTACTTGAAGGATTAAATCAAAGCTCACAGGGGAGATGTACTTTCTGAGTGAGTTTAATTTGTGCTTAAAACAGACTGGCAGTCTCAGCTGTTCCCTGCTCCCTAAAGACTAACTGCATCAGCACCATCACACCACAAAAGCTGCTGCTGCCTCCGTCATCCAGTCAAAATCTCCCTCATACACACAGAAGAAATGCCAACCTGGCTGAGCACCTCTGCATTCTCCTCGCTGCCTCCGGAAGCTCACTATCTCCATTCTGACACATTTAGTGTTCACCTGTCAAATCTTTCGAGCCGGGCTATGAGCAGATAGGGCCTGAACAGAAAGTATTGCCGTAGTGTAGGCTACGTTTCAAAGCTTACTGAGCTGTCTTGCTGTTTACAGCATCCAAAGTTAACTGGAACCTCATAAGTAACCGATTTGGAAAGGTATAGTTAGGGCAGAAACTCTGTGTCAAACAAACAGCCTCAAGTCTGCTGTTAGCATGTCGCTAAGCTTACAATATGACGAGCATAAAAACAGAGATGCAAATATACTAGAATTGGAAATAgtccatttaaattaaaattgtagctaatttattgaacatttctgcatttagAAGAATGGCAATAAAGAGACTTTATCAACTCttgacaaataatatatatatatatatgtgtatattatttgtatatgtatatataaatttggtttaaaaatataattaaatataaaaaataatgtaaaactaAACATCGATGGTGCCTTATCAGGATCCCTACATGCCCTTGGTTTTGGAGCAGGGCTCAAGGCTTACTGTACCTATGTTTTGTTTCCATTAACGCGTCCTTGTTTTGGAAAACTGGATTTTGGTTAGTTTAACTTTCAGATGTTATGACATGCTGCATTAAGCAATGATTCAGCTCCAGATCCTGGTCACTCCCACACTGCACCTGTGCTCCTGTCGGTAATGTCACACAGCTTCATCTATGCTAATCGCTTACATAAGGTGCCTAATGACAGTGAAAAACTCCCATGATCCCCAACAGACCATCTGCAGGTCATGCTAGCCATGTCCCCTGCCTAATTCTTCTGAATGCTGTTTAGGATAATAGCTTTCAGACGAATAATGTCAGATTCTTCTCTGaaatatatgagtgtgtaaaaGAAAGAGTGAAAACAAGAAAGAGAAAGTACAGCCTATTTAGTGGGATATTTTACAAGCCCTCCACTGGCTTTTCCAAAACAGACCTTAAAATAGGTATTGATCAGTGAGGAGAGTAAATCAATGTAGAGTAATCAGGGGAACTGATAAACCCCAGGAGTAAATTACCACAAGTGCAGGTGCATGTTTCCCTTCCATGCCTTGTAATGGCCACACATGTTTTCAGCGCAGAGAAAATAACGCTCACGGAATGAAATAATGAGTGCCGTGTAGAGCTAAACACACAAAACCTGGCGCTGTGTTGGGCAACAGCTGATCTCTGATTAATTAGTGCATCCTAGAAAAAATCCCTGTTGCAAAACAGCTAAACTCAATTTGTACTTGACAACAGTAGTGAAAATTTTACAGGAATTGGAGGCCGACCTCGCTGGAGATTCGAGTCCTTTCTTTGACCCTCTTTCTTATTTGTCTAATTCCACTCTACTGCAGTGACATCACTCATCCCTATTTGCACGACACCTCCTTGCGTGCAGATGGCACGTCAGAGCCTCCATCCACTCAGGAATACAGTGTTGACTGACAGGTCTGCAGTGAAAGGGCACACTGACGTGACCCGCATCCGAGATGCACATGGAGAATACATCACAGACAGACAGCAGGCCTCTTCTGCCATTTCCACATTTTATGACAAAACGGTCCCTGTGCAATTCCATATGACTTTGATGGCTGCACGCCGGTGAGGTGAGCcgagccgagccgagccagaGTAGAGTCTGTTCCCTCATGCTTATCTTGCTGTTCTGAAGAGGTAACAAGCTTCTTATCAAGCTTTTAGAGTAGCATGCTTTTTGTGGTTTTGGAGTCTTGTTACAAGCCAGACAAGGgacacaacagagagagagagagagagagagagagagagagagagagagagagagagagagagagagagagagagagagagagagagagagagagagagagagagagagagagagagagagagagagagagagagagagagagagagagagagagagagagagagagagagaaggaagctTATATTCAATGATCTGTTTTTTTGGTTCCTTAACAGTTTTGTCAATGATTCCATCAATATCTCTGTGTAAGAAATGTTTGGAAATATAAATTATGCACTATAAATTGTGTAAATGATGCATTTACTGACTTTTAACagcataaatacatacaaatattggCACCCTAACAATAAATAGGAACTGAATAAAGCTGAGACAAATATGACAAATAATTCTACATTAAAACAAtggtaacattttattaattataaaatactaATAACAAGTATGGGCCTTAAGTACAGCACATTTGAGTGCTGTGCAcctacatatt is a window of Carassius carassius chromosome 23, fCarCar2.1, whole genome shotgun sequence DNA encoding:
- the LOC132101205 gene encoding G protein-activated inward rectifier potassium channel 4-like, which translates into the protein MAGDSRVHMDHDMEIGVTPREQVKKLPKHLREAQIPTDRTHLISDPVKKPRQRYVQKDGKCNVHHGNVQETYRYLSDLFTTLVDLRWRLSFFIFTLVYVVNWLFFGFLWWLIALIRGDLLHADEEGWTPCVENLNSFVSAFLFSIETETTIGYGYRVITEKCPEGIILLLVQAILGSIVNAMMVGCMFVKISQPKNRAETLMFSHKAVISVRDNKMCLMFRVGDLRNSHIVEASIRAKLIRSQQTKEGEFIPLNQTDINIGFDTGDDRLFLVSPLIISHEINEKSPFWEMSRAQMEKEEFEIVVILEGMVEATGMTCQARSSYLDSEVLWGYRFTPVLSLEKGFYEVDYNNFHDIYETNTPTYSAKELSARLKESPLLPHLPLLSPDLRQHTDPFSTQTTRDEQEKDGEKPAEANNGSANRLEGNP